One genomic window of Micrococcus flavus includes the following:
- a CDS encoding helix-turn-helix transcriptional regulator — translation MENSIPAERARLGWSQQRLADELGVSRQTVISLEKGRYDPSLPLAFRLAAVFGRRIEDLFTPDAD, via the coding sequence GTGGAGAACTCGATCCCCGCCGAGCGCGCCCGCCTGGGCTGGTCCCAGCAGCGCCTCGCGGACGAGCTCGGCGTCTCCCGCCAGACCGTGATCTCCCTCGAGAAGGGCCGCTACGACCCCTCGCTCCCCCTGGCCTTCCGGCTGGCCGCCGTGTTCGGCCGGCGCATCGAGGACCTGTTCACCCCGGACGCGGACTGA
- the purS gene encoding phosphoribosylformylglycinamidine synthase subunit PurS — protein sequence MPIIVVDVMPKPEILDPQGKAINGALPRLGFTEFSQVRQGKRFELSVEGEVTEQILDQARKAAEEMLSNPVIEDVVNVAVIDESETNDEAHA from the coding sequence ATGCCCATCATCGTCGTCGACGTCATGCCCAAGCCCGAGATCCTCGACCCGCAGGGCAAGGCGATCAACGGCGCCCTGCCGCGGCTCGGGTTCACCGAGTTCAGCCAGGTCCGCCAGGGCAAGCGCTTCGAGCTCTCCGTGGAGGGCGAGGTCACGGAGCAGATCCTGGACCAGGCCCGCAAGGCGGCCGAGGAGATGCTCTCCAACCCGGTCATCGAGGACGTCGTGAACGTCGCCGTGATCGACGAGTCCGAGACCAACGACGAGGCCCACGCCTGA
- a CDS encoding 3-methyladenine DNA glycosylase — protein sequence MSSASPSPALPSTRPRTVLAPEDWRARARAHRERIARRTDPLVALRMRGEKHPVQDFLFGYYTHSPAALQRWHSGAGVVLADDDGTAAAAEAAELGTAPRGEWKHWRRVEAGEVPGVVLEGREVGGWTVDVPVFLADRASGAAFTRELLARTAQRAARLGCFGLHEWAMAYRSDVHGVRHSQLPLRLGAAGTDAVVEGSRIRCTHFDAFRFFAPEARGLNEGEDGVLPTREGMRDMEQPGCLHAGMDLYKWAYKLVPLVDSDLLADCFDLAWDIRRLDMEASPYDLTGVDDLSDGRGGYEAVRIEEPAGRAEYARRQREFAERGQALRIRLLAVLEGAG from the coding sequence ATGTCCTCCGCCAGCCCTTCCCCCGCCCTCCCGAGCACCCGCCCCCGGACCGTCCTCGCGCCCGAGGACTGGCGGGCCCGCGCCCGGGCCCACCGCGAGCGCATCGCCCGCCGCACGGACCCGCTCGTGGCGCTGCGCATGCGCGGCGAGAAGCACCCCGTGCAGGACTTCCTGTTCGGCTACTACACGCACTCCCCCGCCGCGCTGCAGCGGTGGCATTCGGGAGCCGGCGTCGTCCTCGCCGACGACGACGGCACCGCGGCCGCCGCCGAGGCCGCCGAGCTGGGCACGGCCCCCCGCGGCGAGTGGAAGCATTGGCGACGCGTCGAGGCGGGCGAGGTGCCCGGCGTCGTGCTGGAGGGGCGCGAGGTGGGCGGCTGGACCGTGGACGTGCCGGTGTTCCTGGCGGACCGCGCGTCGGGGGCGGCGTTCACCCGGGAGCTGCTGGCGCGCACGGCGCAGCGGGCGGCCCGGCTGGGGTGCTTCGGGCTGCACGAGTGGGCCATGGCGTACCGCTCGGACGTGCACGGGGTGCGGCACTCCCAGCTGCCGCTGCGGCTCGGCGCGGCGGGGACGGACGCCGTGGTGGAGGGCTCGCGGATCCGGTGCACGCACTTCGACGCGTTCCGGTTCTTCGCCCCGGAGGCGCGGGGGCTGAACGAGGGCGAGGACGGCGTCCTGCCCACCCGGGAGGGGATGCGGGACATGGAGCAGCCCGGCTGCCTGCACGCCGGCATGGACCTCTACAAGTGGGCGTACAAGCTGGTGCCGCTCGTGGACTCGGACCTGCTCGCGGACTGCTTCGACCTCGCCTGGGACATCCGGCGCCTGGACATGGAGGCCTCCCCCTACGACCTCACCGGCGTGGACGACCTCTCCGACGGACGCGGCGGGTATGAGGCCGTGCGGATCGAGGAGCCGGCCGGGCGCGCCGAGTACGCCCGGAGGCAGCGGGAGTTCGCCGAGCGGGGCCAGGCGCTGCGGATAAGGCTGCTGGCGGTGCTGGAGGGGGCCGGGTGA
- a CDS encoding GNAT family N-acetyltransferase — protein MILHITLPEDWAEARRTGRYTASTRDATFPEVGFLHASEDARQAAVVAAAVYADRPDAFLVALDEEALTGSGFAVRREPGDPADPASELFPHVHPGTVAWDHVPVQMMRPVAAPDAEARVLREDTAEAAALQDAGWTERSRSWGARLHLADDADLTPYRDLVAAVEAHGVEVRVLGSADLPALRALDVEAAPRFPRTDGSFHTPLPEDLQARLEEEDGVAVGAFADGELIGFTLVFRTHGAEGEGRWDVDRTAVAQLRGSRGVGKAVKAASVLATHARGGRVWGTGGAEVNTAALRMNEALGFELEPLWLALVPPTPAHARETSTDTTRGEEEVKGA, from the coding sequence ATGATCCTGCACATCACCCTGCCGGAGGACTGGGCCGAGGCCCGCCGCACGGGCCGCTACACGGCGTCCACGCGGGACGCGACGTTCCCCGAGGTCGGCTTCCTGCACGCCTCCGAGGACGCCCGCCAGGCCGCCGTCGTGGCGGCGGCGGTGTACGCGGACCGGCCGGACGCCTTCCTCGTCGCGCTCGACGAGGAGGCCCTCACCGGCTCCGGCTTCGCGGTGCGCCGCGAGCCCGGCGACCCTGCCGACCCCGCCTCCGAGCTCTTCCCGCACGTCCACCCGGGCACGGTGGCCTGGGACCACGTCCCCGTGCAGATGATGCGGCCCGTCGCCGCGCCGGACGCCGAAGCTCGTGTGCTGCGCGAGGACACCGCGGAGGCGGCCGCCCTGCAGGACGCGGGGTGGACGGAGCGCTCGCGGTCGTGGGGCGCGCGCCTGCATCTGGCCGACGACGCCGACCTCACCCCATACCGCGACCTCGTCGCCGCGGTGGAGGCGCATGGGGTCGAGGTGCGGGTGCTGGGATCGGCGGACCTGCCCGCCCTCCGCGCGCTCGACGTCGAGGCCGCCCCGCGCTTCCCGCGCACCGACGGCTCGTTCCACACGCCCCTGCCCGAGGATCTCCAGGCGCGTCTGGAAGAGGAGGACGGGGTCGCCGTCGGGGCGTTCGCCGACGGGGAGCTGATCGGCTTCACCCTGGTGTTCCGCACGCACGGAGCGGAGGGGGAGGGCCGCTGGGACGTGGACCGGACGGCGGTGGCGCAGCTGCGCGGCAGCCGGGGCGTGGGGAAGGCCGTGAAGGCGGCCTCGGTGCTGGCCACCCATGCCCGGGGCGGACGGGTCTGGGGCACGGGCGGCGCCGAAGTCAACACGGCCGCCCTGCGCATGAACGAGGCCCTCGGCTTCGAGCTCGAGCCGCTGTGGCTGGCCCTCGTGCCGCCGACCCCGGCCCACGCTCGGGAGACGTCCACGGACACCACCCGGGGCGAAGAGGAAGTCAAGGGTGCTTGA
- a CDS encoding YchJ family protein, with translation MTRAQPAAEPCPCGRGLAYPDCCGRWHAAFAANGTLAAPTAEDLMRSRYTAFARLGEVDPATDDGARTVAAMVAYLRATWAPETRPAAADLTPGPEETPTVFTRLAVTDTTGGGPFDTVGTVTFTALGQDASGGRVRMTEHSRFRREGGVWRYVDGDVAG, from the coding sequence GTGACCCGCGCGCAGCCCGCCGCCGAGCCCTGCCCGTGCGGGCGCGGCCTGGCCTACCCCGACTGCTGCGGTCGCTGGCACGCCGCCTTCGCCGCGAACGGCACCCTCGCCGCGCCCACGGCCGAGGACCTCATGCGCTCGCGGTACACGGCCTTCGCCCGCCTCGGCGAGGTGGACCCCGCCACCGACGACGGCGCCCGCACCGTGGCCGCGATGGTCGCCTACCTGCGGGCCACCTGGGCACCCGAGACGCGTCCCGCCGCGGCGGACCTGACCCCGGGGCCGGAGGAGACGCCCACCGTGTTCACCCGCCTCGCGGTCACGGACACGACCGGCGGCGGCCCGTTCGACACGGTCGGGACGGTGACCTTCACCGCGCTCGGCCAGGACGCCTCCGGCGGTCGGGTGCGCATGACCGAGCACAGCCGGTTCCGGCGCGAAGGCGGCGTCTGGCGCTACGTGGACGGGGACGTCGCCGGCTGA